A stretch of DNA from Candidatus Binatia bacterium:
CGCCTCCGCCGTTTCCTAGCTGGCTCCGAAAGTCAATGGTGGTCCAGGTGTTTCCCGAAGGACGGTTGTTCGGTAGAAGAGCGGCCCACGGAGGACGCTAACAGTGAATTACGAGCCAGGCGCAGACATTTACGGGAGCCCCGAACACCGGGCATTTCGCGACAGCGTACGCCGTTTCGTCCAAACCGAGCTCGTGCCCCGCGCCCGAGAGTTCGACAAGATGGGACGCATCGACAAGTCATTGTATCGGAAAATGGGCGAGCTTGGCTTTCTGGGAATTCGTTACGACCCCAAGTATGGTGGGCTCGGCCTCGATTACTCTTACCAAGCGATTTTTCTCGAAGAAATAGCGCTGTGCGACAACGCCGGGGTGGCCATGGGAATTTCGGTGCAGACGGACATGGCCACACCCGCGCTCCACCGCTTCGGAAGCGAAGAGCTCAAGCAAAAGTATCTGGTGCCAGCGATCCGCGGCGAGATGGTGGCAGCCATTGCCGTCACCGAGCCTGCAGCCGGCTCCGACGTGGCTCGCATCCAAACGCGTGCCGTGCGCGACGGAGATTACTGGGTGATCAACGGCTCGAAGATGTACATTACCAATGCCGCGACCGCGGACTGGTTGTGTCTTCTTGCCGTCACCGACCCCGAGGCGGGCTACAACGGCTTCACGCAAATCATTGTGCCTACGGACACGCCGGGGTTCAGTTACAAGCTGCTCGACAAGATTGGGAATGTCGGCTCGGACACGGGGCTTTTGTTTTTCGACGACGTCCGCGTTCCCGTCACGAACACCATTGGCGACCCCAGGCGGGGCTTTCAGCAACAAATGATGCAGTTTCAAGACGAGCGGATGGTGCCGGTGGTGATGTCGCCCGTGCAGGCACGGCAGCTTTGGGAGATCACCTTGCAACACTGCCAGCAGCGGATCGTCTTCGGAAAACCCTTGTCCAAGCACCAGGTCAACCAACACAAGTTCGTGGACATGCTCATTCAGATCACCGCCGCACAGGAGCTGGCGTACCGTTGCATTCGCTTGATGATGCAAGGTGTGGACGCCACCAAGGAGATCTCCATGGCCAAAGTTTTCAACAGCAATATGCTCCAGTACGTCGCCACGACCTGCGTGCAACTTTTTGGAGGCGCCGGATACTGCTGGGAAAACCCAGCGGCGCGCGCCTTCGTCGACTCGCGCTTGCTCACCATTGGTGGCGGCGCCGACGAAGTGATGAAACAAATCGTAGCCAAGTTGCTGCAAATCTAGCCAAAAGAGCCATGCCCGTTTTACCCACGCGCATCGATCCGAAGTCGGCAGCATTTCGGGAAAACTACCAAGCGATGCTGCAGCAGGTGCGCTATCTGCACGAGCAACTCGCGCTCGCTCGAGCCGGTGGCGGCGAAAAATACGTGCAACGGCACCGCGAGCGGGGCAAACTCCTCCCGCGGGAGCGAATCGAATTGCTTTTAGACCGGGACGCCCCTTTTCTCGAACTGTCGCCGCTGGCCGCCTGGGGAACCGAGTACACCGTCGGAGCGGGTGTGGTCACCGGCGTGGGTGTGGTGCGGGGTGTGGAATGCGTCGTGGTGGCCAACGACCCGACCGTCAAGGGTGGAGCCATCAATCCGTACGGACTCGAAAAAAGCCTGCGTGCGATCGAGATCTCGGCAAAAAACCGCTTGCCTTTGGTTCATCTGACCGAGTCGGCGGGAGCGGACTTGCCGGTACAGTCGAAGATTTTCGTGCCCGGTGGGAAAACCTTCCGTGAAATCACCCGCCGCTCGGCGGAGCGCGTGCCCACCATTTGCGTCGTCTTCGGGAGCTCCACGGCCGGCGGCGCGTACGTACCGGGGATGTCGGACTACGTGGTGATGGTCAAAGGCCAGGCTAAGGTGTTTCTCGGCGGGCCGCCGCTCGTCAAGATGGCCACCAACGAAGATGCGGACGAGGAAAGCCTGGGCGGGGCGGAGATGCACAGTCGGATCTCGGGTGTATCCGACTACCTGGCCGAGAACGAGCGCGATGCCATCCGCATTGCGCGGGAAATCGTCGCGCACTTGAATTGGCGCAAGCTCGGCCAAGCGCGCATGCGCGCGGTCGAGGAGCCACGATACGACCCGGACGAATTGCTCGGGATTCCGTCCGCGGACTTGCGGCGGCCGTTCGAGGTCCGCGAGGTCATCGCGCGCATCGTGGACGGCTCGCAGTTCGAGGAGTTCAAGGCGAACTATGGCACCACGCTGGTAACCGGATGGGCCCAC
This window harbors:
- a CDS encoding putative acyl-CoA dehydrogenase FadE, with amino-acid sequence MNYEPGADIYGSPEHRAFRDSVRRFVQTELVPRAREFDKMGRIDKSLYRKMGELGFLGIRYDPKYGGLGLDYSYQAIFLEEIALCDNAGVAMGISVQTDMATPALHRFGSEELKQKYLVPAIRGEMVAAIAVTEPAAGSDVARIQTRAVRDGDYWVINGSKMYITNAATADWLCLLAVTDPEAGYNGFTQIIVPTDTPGFSYKLLDKIGNVGSDTGLLFFDDVRVPVTNTIGDPRRGFQQQMMQFQDERMVPVVMSPVQARQLWEITLQHCQQRIVFGKPLSKHQVNQHKFVDMLIQITAAQELAYRCIRLMMQGVDATKEISMAKVFNSNMLQYVATTCVQLFGGAGYCWENPAARAFVDSRLLTIGGGADEVMKQIVAKLLQI
- a CDS encoding acetyl-CoA carboxylase carboxyltransferase subunit, translated to MPVLPTRIDPKSAAFRENYQAMLQQVRYLHEQLALARAGGGEKYVQRHRERGKLLPRERIELLLDRDAPFLELSPLAAWGTEYTVGAGVVTGVGVVRGVECVVVANDPTVKGGAINPYGLEKSLRAIEISAKNRLPLVHLTESAGADLPVQSKIFVPGGKTFREITRRSAERVPTICVVFGSSTAGGAYVPGMSDYVVMVKGQAKVFLGGPPLVKMATNEDADEESLGGAEMHSRISGVSDYLAENERDAIRIAREIVAHLNWRKLGQARMRAVEEPRYDPDELLGIPSADLRRPFEVREVIARIVDGSQFEEFKANYGTTLVTGWAHLHGYPIGIVANNGILFSDSSQKAAQFIQLCNKLDVPILFLQNITGYMVGVQYEQGGIIKDGAKMINAVANSTVPMFTVMIGSSYGAGNYGMCGRAYDPRFLFTWPNHKIAVMGPEQLAGVMSIVRRQAAERSGLPYDEEQDRTIRQMVVQQMEQESNAFYATARLWDDGIIDPRDTRTVLGIALSAAFNNVVKGSDTFGVFRM